A region from the Cryptosporangium arvum DSM 44712 genome encodes:
- a CDS encoding ABC transporter substrate-binding protein produces the protein MKRMPLAVLCAATLALAACSSSKPDEEKGSAADNGPAASSQASVDKASKNYNIQFVQGVQGDEFYITMQCGIEAEAKKLGVTVKTQGPTKFDPTLQKPIVDSVVTSKPDALLVAPTDVTAMQGPLNQAKAAGVKVVLVDTTVDDPSVAVSAIASDNIGGGKAAFEAIQKLAPQGGKVLAMGVTPGISTTDQRAKGFEDAVKADSKFTYVGIQYSNNDPATASNLISAALQKDPDIVGVFALNLFSAEGTATGIKQSGKAGKIQVIGFDAGPNQVAALRAGTVQALIAQQPAEIGKFGVDAAVASLDGGSVTPKVQTGFTILTKDNIDGEGANAVYKSKC, from the coding sequence ATGAAACGAATGCCCCTCGCCGTACTGTGTGCCGCCACGCTCGCGCTGGCCGCGTGCTCGTCGTCGAAACCCGACGAGGAGAAGGGGTCGGCGGCCGACAACGGGCCCGCCGCCTCGTCACAGGCTTCCGTCGACAAGGCCAGCAAGAACTACAACATCCAGTTCGTCCAGGGCGTTCAGGGCGACGAGTTCTACATCACGATGCAGTGCGGGATCGAGGCCGAGGCGAAGAAGCTCGGCGTCACGGTCAAGACGCAGGGCCCGACGAAGTTCGACCCGACGCTGCAGAAGCCGATCGTCGACTCGGTGGTCACCTCGAAGCCGGACGCGCTGCTGGTCGCGCCGACCGACGTCACCGCGATGCAGGGGCCGCTGAACCAGGCCAAGGCCGCCGGGGTCAAGGTGGTGCTCGTCGACACCACCGTCGACGACCCGTCGGTGGCGGTGTCGGCGATCGCGTCGGACAACATCGGTGGTGGCAAGGCCGCGTTCGAGGCGATCCAGAAGCTCGCGCCGCAGGGCGGCAAGGTGCTGGCGATGGGCGTCACGCCCGGCATCTCGACGACCGACCAGCGGGCCAAGGGCTTCGAGGACGCGGTCAAGGCCGACTCGAAGTTCACGTACGTCGGTATCCAGTACTCGAACAACGACCCGGCCACCGCGTCGAACCTGATCAGCGCCGCGCTGCAGAAGGACCCGGACATCGTCGGGGTGTTCGCGCTGAACCTGTTCTCGGCCGAGGGCACCGCCACCGGCATCAAGCAGTCCGGTAAAGCGGGCAAGATCCAGGTGATCGGGTTCGACGCCGGACCGAACCAGGTCGCGGCGCTGCGGGCCGGCACGGTGCAGGCGTTGATCGCGCAGCAGCCCGCCGAGATCGGCAAGTTCGGCGTCGACGCGGCGGTGGCCTCGCTGGACGGCGGCAGCGTGACGCCGAAGGTGCAGACCGGGTTCACGATCCTGACCAAGGACAACATCGACGGCGAGGGCGCCAACGCCGTCTACAAGTCCAAGTGCTGA
- a CDS encoding ABC transporter permease, whose amino-acid sequence MTTTETLPEDVVEEAHPSLMQRLGALQSVWILGVLVLIVLFFSIVAGDRFLSTSNFSLISQNVAVWAVIAVGMTFVIVTSGIDLSVGSVLVFSSVISAKTMEAVGGEGWGVAGLGVLAALVSGLAWGMLNGFLVAKAKIPPLIVTLGSLSVALGLAQVITDGIDIRAVPEVMTDYNTYIKILGIPALPFTAFVVVVIGGVILHRTRFGRYTYAVGSNELAARRVGVRVDRHLIKVYGLAGLLSGFAAVLALAQFGTTTIAGQSLTNLNVIAAVVIGGTSIFGGEGSIFGTVVGLFIPAVLQAGFVIVGVQPFWQGVAVGTVLVAAVYFDQSRRKAAARGAGAQRFSLRSKLIGKASS is encoded by the coding sequence ATGACCACCACCGAGACCCTGCCGGAAGACGTCGTCGAGGAAGCGCACCCGTCGCTGATGCAGCGGCTGGGCGCGCTCCAGTCGGTGTGGATCCTCGGCGTGCTGGTGCTGATCGTGCTGTTCTTCTCGATCGTCGCCGGCGACCGCTTCCTCTCCACCAGCAACTTCTCGCTGATCTCGCAGAACGTCGCGGTCTGGGCGGTCATCGCCGTCGGCATGACGTTCGTGATCGTCACGTCCGGTATCGACCTCTCGGTCGGCTCGGTGCTCGTCTTCTCGTCGGTGATCAGCGCCAAGACGATGGAGGCCGTCGGCGGCGAGGGCTGGGGCGTCGCCGGGCTCGGTGTCCTCGCCGCGCTCGTCTCCGGCCTGGCCTGGGGAATGCTCAACGGCTTCCTGGTCGCGAAAGCCAAGATCCCGCCGCTGATCGTCACGCTCGGATCGTTGTCGGTGGCGCTCGGGCTGGCCCAGGTCATCACCGACGGCATCGACATCAGGGCCGTCCCGGAGGTGATGACCGACTACAACACCTACATCAAGATCCTCGGCATCCCCGCGTTGCCGTTCACCGCGTTCGTGGTCGTCGTCATCGGTGGCGTGATCCTGCACCGGACCAGGTTCGGCCGGTACACCTACGCGGTCGGCTCGAACGAACTCGCCGCCCGGCGCGTCGGCGTCCGGGTCGACCGGCACCTGATCAAGGTCTACGGCCTGGCCGGGCTGCTGTCCGGTTTCGCGGCCGTGCTCGCGCTGGCCCAGTTCGGGACGACGACGATCGCCGGCCAGTCGCTCACCAACCTCAACGTGATCGCCGCCGTGGTCATCGGCGGTACCTCGATCTTCGGCGGCGAAGGCTCGATCTTCGGCACCGTGGTCGGCTTGTTCATCCCGGCGGTGCTGCAGGCCGGGTTCGTCATCGTCGGGGTCCAGCCGTTCTGGCAGGGCGTCGCCGTCGGCACGGTCCTGGTCGCCGCCGTCTACTTCGACCAGAGTCGCCGGAAGGCCGCCGCTCGCGGCGCCGGCGCCCAGCGCTTCTCTCTCCGGTCAAAGCTGATTGGAAAGGCGTCCTCATGA
- a CDS encoding ATP-binding cassette domain-containing protein — protein sequence MTTPLLEARGLNRSFGHVRALRDVDFEVYPGEVTALIGDNGAGKSTLVKALSGNLELDSGELLFEGAPVRITTPQQASALGMEVVYQDLALAPHLSPVQNMFLGREIPRRGLLGKLGFLDEKAMRTKAAAGFAELGGTVRALGAPVGSMSGGQRQQIAIVRAITWAARLVFLDEPTAALGVVQTRNVLDTIKRVRDKGVAVVLISHSMPEVLEVADRVQVLRLGTRVTTFDAAGTTVDQLVGAMTGSLEVGR from the coding sequence TTGACGACGCCGCTCCTCGAAGCACGGGGACTCAATCGCAGTTTCGGGCACGTACGAGCACTCCGCGACGTCGACTTCGAGGTGTACCCGGGCGAGGTCACCGCGTTGATCGGCGACAACGGGGCCGGTAAATCGACGTTGGTGAAGGCACTCTCCGGCAACCTCGAGCTCGACTCGGGCGAGTTGCTGTTCGAGGGGGCGCCGGTGCGGATCACGACACCGCAGCAGGCGTCCGCGCTGGGCATGGAGGTCGTCTACCAGGACCTGGCGCTCGCGCCGCACCTGAGCCCGGTGCAGAACATGTTCCTGGGGCGCGAGATCCCGCGGCGCGGCCTGCTCGGGAAGCTGGGGTTCCTCGACGAGAAGGCGATGCGCACCAAGGCTGCGGCCGGGTTCGCCGAGCTCGGGGGCACGGTCCGGGCGCTGGGTGCGCCGGTCGGCTCGATGTCGGGTGGGCAGCGGCAGCAGATCGCGATCGTCCGGGCGATCACCTGGGCGGCTCGGCTGGTGTTCCTCGACGAGCCGACCGCCGCGTTAGGCGTCGTGCAGACCCGCAACGTGCTCGACACGATCAAGCGGGTGCGCGACAAGGGCGTGGCGGTCGTGTTGATCTCGCACTCGATGCCCGAGGTGCTCGAGGTGGCCGACCGCGTCCAGGTGTTGCGCCTGGGCACCCGCGTCACCACGTTCGACGCCGCCGGAACGACCGTCGACCAACTCGTCGGCGCCATGACCGGGTCACTGGAGGTGGGCCGATGA
- a CDS encoding LacI family DNA-binding transcriptional regulator, with product MRQVAERAGVSAKTVSRVVNNDRYVSEDVRRRVEQAIEDLRYTPNLLARTFRFGRDPAIGVAVPDISDPFFAAVTHTVEQVARGRGVATFVTSLGTDGSLERAAVEALLGRQIAGLISTPVSADQSYLEPWKSRTSLVFIDRPPRKLTADTVVEDDVGGARTATAHLIGHGHRRIAYIGDEVQIATTRRRLEGYRAALADAGLDTDESLIRFAGAGGNAAGDEAAGLLDADDPPTAIFSSNPNCSIAIVPALQRLDRTDVALVSFGDFPLASSLRPALTVVDQDPEALGRFAATRLFDRIDQPDRRLRRLTVLPVRLVERESCGNT from the coding sequence ATGCGGCAGGTCGCGGAGCGCGCGGGGGTGAGCGCGAAAACGGTTTCGCGGGTGGTCAACAACGACAGATACGTCTCCGAGGACGTCCGGCGGCGGGTCGAGCAGGCGATCGAGGACCTGCGGTACACCCCGAACCTGCTGGCGCGCACGTTCCGCTTCGGGCGCGACCCGGCGATCGGCGTCGCCGTGCCCGACATCTCCGACCCGTTCTTCGCCGCGGTCACCCACACCGTCGAGCAGGTCGCGCGCGGCCGGGGCGTCGCGACGTTCGTCACCAGCCTCGGCACCGACGGCTCGCTGGAGCGCGCCGCGGTGGAGGCACTGCTCGGCCGCCAGATCGCCGGGCTCATCTCGACGCCGGTGAGCGCCGACCAGTCCTATCTGGAGCCCTGGAAGAGCAGGACGTCGCTGGTCTTCATCGACCGGCCGCCCCGCAAGCTGACCGCCGACACCGTGGTGGAGGACGACGTCGGCGGCGCGCGGACGGCCACCGCGCACCTGATCGGGCACGGCCACCGCCGGATCGCCTACATCGGCGACGAAGTGCAGATCGCGACGACCCGTCGCCGCCTCGAGGGGTACCGGGCCGCACTGGCCGACGCCGGTCTGGACACCGACGAATCGCTCATCCGGTTCGCCGGTGCGGGCGGGAACGCGGCCGGTGACGAGGCCGCCGGGCTGCTCGACGCCGACGACCCGCCGACCGCGATCTTCTCGTCGAACCCGAATTGCTCCATCGCGATCGTGCCCGCGCTGCAACGGCTCGACCGCACCGACGTCGCGCTGGTCAGCTTCGGCGACTTCCCGCTGGCGAGTTCGCTGCGCCCGGCGCTGACCGTCGTCGACCAGGATCCCGAGGCGCTCGGGCGGTTCGCGGCCACCCGGCTCTTCGACCGCATCGATCAGCCCGACCGCCGGTTGCGGCGGCTCACGGTACTCCCGGTGCGTCTCGTGGAACGAGAATCCTGCGGGAACACCTGA
- a CDS encoding ferredoxin reductase family protein has protein sequence MTATLNNQYVPAHGVRAPAGRAPAVRVGPIPVLVGIGVGAVGALWLWWTNTTTISGLGDWLTNAGRITGLLAGYGAIILLGLMARVPALERGIGTDRLTRWHAMGGRYTVSMLVAHGLLITWGYAVTARTSVVGQGLSLIKDYPDVLYATIGAVMFVVIGALSARAARKRMSYEAWHLIHLGTYLAIALSFLHQFSTGADFAGNKPAQYAWSALYGVVSLLLLWYRVLTPLRSAMRHRLRVEGVRMEGPDVVSVYLSGRYLDELKAEPGQFFRWRFLTPSSWWASNPYSLSAPVSGGRLRITVKEAGNHSASLAQLQPGTKVMASGPYGAFTGGVRRRRKVLMIGAGVGITPLRALLETLPGRPGDITLIYRARHMSDLVLRAEIEEIAFDRGARVHYLVGTREQLGGDPLSAEQLEYLVPNLRHHDVYLCGPESLTAATRESLRDAGVARRRIHHESFEF, from the coding sequence ATGACCGCCACGCTGAACAATCAGTACGTGCCGGCGCACGGGGTCAGGGCGCCGGCCGGTCGGGCCCCGGCCGTGCGGGTCGGCCCGATCCCGGTCCTGGTGGGTATCGGCGTCGGTGCCGTCGGCGCGCTGTGGCTGTGGTGGACGAACACCACCACGATCTCCGGGCTGGGTGACTGGCTCACGAACGCGGGCCGTATCACCGGCCTGCTCGCCGGCTACGGCGCGATCATCCTGCTCGGGCTGATGGCCCGGGTGCCGGCGCTGGAGCGCGGCATCGGCACCGACCGCCTGACCCGGTGGCACGCGATGGGCGGGCGCTACACGGTCAGCATGCTCGTCGCCCACGGTCTCCTGATCACCTGGGGCTACGCGGTGACGGCCCGCACCTCGGTGGTCGGCCAGGGCCTGTCGCTGATCAAGGACTACCCCGACGTCCTCTACGCGACGATCGGCGCGGTGATGTTCGTCGTCATCGGTGCGCTCTCGGCCCGGGCCGCCCGCAAGCGGATGAGCTACGAGGCCTGGCACCTGATCCACCTCGGCACCTACCTGGCGATCGCGCTGTCGTTCCTGCACCAGTTCTCCACCGGCGCCGACTTCGCCGGCAACAAGCCCGCCCAGTACGCCTGGTCGGCGCTGTACGGCGTGGTCAGCCTGCTGCTGCTCTGGTACCGGGTGCTGACGCCGCTCCGCTCGGCGATGCGTCACCGGCTGCGGGTCGAGGGCGTCCGGATGGAAGGCCCCGACGTCGTCTCGGTGTACCTGAGCGGCCGGTACCTCGACGAACTCAAGGCCGAGCCCGGGCAGTTCTTCCGGTGGCGGTTCCTCACCCCGTCGAGCTGGTGGGCGTCGAACCCGTACTCGCTGTCGGCGCCGGTCTCCGGCGGACGGCTGCGGATCACGGTCAAGGAGGCCGGCAACCACAGCGCGTCGCTCGCGCAGCTCCAGCCGGGCACGAAGGTGATGGCCAGCGGCCCCTACGGCGCGTTCACCGGTGGTGTGCGGCGGCGCCGGAAGGTGCTGATGATCGGCGCGGGCGTCGGCATCACGCCGCTGCGTGCGCTGCTGGAGACGCTGCCCGGCCGGCCCGGCGACATCACGCTGATCTACCGGGCCCGGCACATGTCCGACCTGGTGCTGCGGGCCGAGATCGAGGAGATCGCGTTCGACCGCGGCGCCCGCGTGCACTACCTGGTCGGCACCCGCGAGCAGCTCGGCGGCGATCCGCTCTCGGCCGAGCAGCTGGAGTACCTGGTGCCGAATCTGCGCCACCACGACGTCTACCTCTGCGGGCCGGAGTCGCTGACCGCCGCGACCCGTGAGTCGCTGCGCGACGCCGGTGTCGCGCGCCGGCGCATCCACCACGAGTCGTTCGAGTTCTAG
- a CDS encoding FMN-binding protein produces MRKFLYALLGTVAGLGGLIGLKANLAPAETPAQAAEQPPAAEVEQPAADAGAPAGEAKTATGNKATNQYESFQVKVTVSGQRITKVEIAGLTTKDARSKQVTGDALPKLQKATLEAQGADVDTVTGATYTTKSYKESLQSALDQAGL; encoded by the coding sequence GTGCGTAAGTTTCTGTACGCCCTCCTCGGAACCGTGGCCGGTCTGGGCGGCCTGATCGGCCTCAAGGCGAACCTGGCGCCGGCCGAGACGCCGGCGCAGGCCGCCGAGCAGCCGCCCGCGGCGGAGGTCGAGCAGCCCGCCGCCGACGCCGGGGCACCGGCGGGCGAGGCGAAGACCGCCACCGGCAACAAGGCGACGAACCAGTACGAGTCGTTCCAGGTCAAGGTCACGGTCTCGGGGCAGCGGATCACCAAGGTCGAGATCGCCGGGCTCACCACCAAGGACGCCCGGTCCAAGCAGGTCACCGGGGACGCCTTGCCGAAACTGCAGAAGGCGACGCTCGAAGCGCAGGGCGCCGACGTCGACACGGTCACCGGCGCGACCTACACGACGAAGAGCTACAAGGAGTCCCTGCAGAGCGCACTCGACCAGGCGGGGCTGTGA
- a CDS encoding FAD:protein FMN transferase — MGTVFSLDARGVGVDPDAVDAAIRWLHWVDRTFSTYQPDSVVSRLSRGELTVDECPAEVREVLGLVRVASIASDGYFSEAPHGFLDPTGIVKGWAVERASDMLVAAGSTSHVVNGGGDVQLVGEAGAGRPWRVGVAHPLRPRRLVAVVSASDVAVATSGTAERGRHIVDPHRGAPADELASFTVVGPRLAWVDACATAAFAMGPERGLAWIEGLPGLEALAVLPNGRTRHTTGFTAWGALTD, encoded by the coding sequence ATGGGAACGGTCTTCTCGCTCGACGCCCGAGGTGTCGGGGTCGACCCGGACGCGGTGGACGCGGCGATCCGCTGGCTGCACTGGGTGGACCGCACGTTCTCGACCTACCAGCCGGACAGCGTCGTCTCCCGGTTGAGCCGCGGGGAGCTGACCGTCGACGAGTGCCCGGCTGAGGTGCGCGAGGTGCTCGGGTTGGTGCGGGTGGCGTCGATCGCCAGCGACGGGTACTTCAGCGAGGCGCCGCACGGGTTCCTCGACCCGACCGGCATCGTCAAGGGCTGGGCGGTGGAGCGGGCCAGCGACATGCTCGTCGCCGCCGGCTCCACCAGCCACGTCGTCAACGGCGGGGGTGACGTCCAGCTGGTCGGCGAGGCCGGCGCCGGGCGCCCCTGGCGGGTGGGGGTGGCCCACCCGCTGCGCCCGCGCCGGCTGGTCGCGGTGGTGAGCGCGAGCGACGTCGCGGTGGCCACGTCCGGCACCGCCGAGCGGGGTCGGCACATCGTCGATCCGCACCGCGGTGCCCCCGCCGACGAGCTGGCCTCCTTCACCGTCGTCGGACCGCGGCTGGCCTGGGTGGACGCCTGCGCCACGGCCGCGTTCGCGATGGGCCCCGAGCGCGGGCTGGCCTGGATCGAGGGCCTGCCCGGGCTGGAGGCGCTGGCCGTCCTGCCGAACGGCCGTACCCGTCACACCACCGGTTTCACCGCCTGGGGCGCCCTGACGGACTGA
- a CDS encoding DUF6069 family protein, which yields MSKKTIQRGAAVGAAAVCALVLWAGTGGHPVADGRTVGAGAVLATSVVAGLAGWALLAVLERFTRHAYAIWATVATLVYGFSLIPSAGAADGAANVGTLLGLHTIVYVVLMVAFGKSAQSVRAPQAVKPVV from the coding sequence ATGTCGAAGAAGACCATCCAGCGCGGTGCCGCGGTCGGAGCCGCCGCGGTGTGTGCCCTGGTGCTCTGGGCGGGAACCGGGGGGCACCCGGTGGCCGACGGCCGGACCGTCGGAGCCGGGGCCGTGCTGGCCACGAGCGTCGTCGCCGGGCTGGCCGGCTGGGCGCTGCTGGCGGTCCTGGAGCGGTTCACCCGCCACGCCTACGCGATCTGGGCCACCGTGGCCACGCTCGTCTACGGCTTCTCGCTGATCCCGTCCGCGGGAGCCGCCGACGGTGCCGCGAACGTCGGCACCCTGCTCGGCCTGCACACGATCGTCTACGTCGTGCTGATGGTCGCGTTCGGCAAGTCGGCTCAGTCCGTCAGGGCGCCCCAGGCGGTGAAACCGGTGGTGTGA
- a CDS encoding sensor histidine kinase, with amino-acid sequence MTTTECADPRSPWGRGHSPGLRVELPIAVGLTVIIGATLLGLPEAAHRLLVLDLVVAAVSVAMVPVMLRWPVPAAIALAVLTLVSPAATPSASAASMLVAQSRPFRLAALVGVGSVAAQAVQAAWRPTASLGYGWWLVLITVAWAALIGWGTVMRVRRELLISLQERARRAEADRDRRVAEARLAERTRIAREMHDVLAHRLTLLATYAGALEYRPDSAPEKLSAAAGVIRSGVREALEELRGVITVLREDESDDELRPQPSLADLDRLVGESRDAGTTVAFENDLAEVDADVPAATGRTVYRIVQEGLTNARKHAPGAPVTIVLTGAPGDGLRIELRNPVPVATTAEPLPGAGLGLLGLTERVQLARGELDHGIGPDGEFHLRVRIPWPA; translated from the coding sequence ATGACGACCACCGAGTGCGCCGATCCCCGCTCCCCGTGGGGCCGCGGACACAGCCCCGGCCTCCGCGTCGAGCTCCCGATCGCGGTGGGGCTGACCGTGATCATCGGTGCGACGCTCCTCGGCCTCCCGGAGGCCGCGCACCGGCTGCTCGTGCTCGACCTCGTCGTCGCCGCGGTCAGCGTCGCGATGGTGCCGGTCATGCTCCGCTGGCCGGTGCCGGCGGCGATCGCCCTGGCCGTGCTGACGCTCGTCTCCCCGGCCGCGACGCCGAGCGCGTCGGCCGCGTCGATGCTCGTCGCCCAGTCGCGGCCGTTCCGGTTGGCCGCCCTGGTCGGGGTCGGCAGCGTCGCCGCTCAGGCCGTGCAGGCCGCGTGGCGTCCGACCGCGAGCCTGGGCTACGGCTGGTGGCTGGTGCTGATCACGGTCGCGTGGGCCGCGTTGATCGGCTGGGGAACCGTCATGCGGGTCCGGCGTGAGCTGCTGATCTCCCTCCAGGAGCGGGCCCGCCGGGCCGAGGCCGACCGGGACCGGCGGGTCGCCGAGGCCCGGCTGGCCGAGCGCACCCGCATCGCCCGCGAGATGCACGACGTGCTGGCGCACCGGCTGACGCTGCTGGCGACCTACGCGGGCGCGCTGGAGTACCGGCCGGATTCGGCGCCGGAGAAGCTCTCGGCCGCGGCCGGGGTGATCCGCTCCGGTGTCCGCGAGGCCCTGGAGGAGCTGCGCGGGGTGATCACGGTGCTGCGTGAGGACGAATCGGACGACGAGCTCCGTCCGCAGCCGAGCCTGGCCGACCTCGACCGGCTGGTCGGCGAGTCCCGGGACGCCGGGACGACGGTGGCGTTCGAGAACGACCTGGCCGAGGTCGACGCCGACGTGCCGGCCGCGACCGGGCGCACCGTCTACCGGATCGTCCAGGAAGGACTGACGAACGCCCGCAAACACGCCCCCGGTGCGCCGGTGACGATCGTGCTGACCGGCGCTCCCGGTGACGGCCTGCGGATCGAGCTGCGCAACCCGGTGCCGGTGGCGACGACTGCGGAGCCGCTGCCCGGCGCCGGCCTGGGGCTGCTCGGCCTGACCGAGCGGGTCCAGCTGGCCCGGGGCGAGCTGGACCACGGGATCGGTCCGGACGGCGAGTTCCACCTGCGGGTGCGGATACCCTGGCCCGCGTGA
- a CDS encoding response regulator: MARVTPPVRVLIVDDDAMVRAGLTMMLDGAGREPTIAVVGAVADGVDVPQAVSAHAPDVVLMDIRMPKLDGVTATRRLRRRPEPPEVIVLTTFDTDEHVLQALRAGASGFLLKDTPPDQLVDAVLRVASGDPILSPQVTRRLIDRVAVEAGAFERARAALDALSPRERDIVQAVASGRTNAQIAAELFVSVATVKSHLTRVLVKLELDNRTQVALLAHDAGWA, translated from the coding sequence CTGGCCCGCGTGACGCCTCCGGTGCGGGTCCTCATCGTCGACGACGACGCGATGGTGCGGGCCGGGCTGACGATGATGCTCGACGGCGCCGGGCGTGAACCCACGATCGCGGTGGTGGGAGCGGTCGCCGACGGGGTGGACGTGCCGCAGGCGGTGAGCGCGCACGCGCCCGACGTGGTGCTGATGGACATCCGGATGCCGAAGCTCGACGGGGTCACCGCCACCCGGCGGCTGCGCCGTCGCCCCGAGCCGCCGGAGGTGATCGTGCTGACGACGTTCGACACCGACGAGCACGTGCTGCAGGCGCTGCGTGCCGGGGCCAGCGGGTTCCTGCTCAAGGACACACCGCCCGACCAGCTCGTGGACGCGGTGCTCCGGGTCGCGTCCGGTGACCCCATCCTGTCGCCGCAGGTCACGCGGCGGCTCATCGACCGGGTCGCGGTCGAGGCCGGTGCGTTCGAGCGGGCCCGCGCCGCGCTGGACGCGCTGAGCCCACGTGAGCGCGACATCGTGCAGGCGGTGGCCTCGGGCCGGACGAACGCCCAGATCGCCGCCGAGCTCTTCGTCAGCGTGGCCACGGTGAAGTCGCACCTCACCCGCGTGCTCGTGAAGCTCGAACTCGACAACCGCACCCAGGTGGCCCTACTGGCCCACGACGCCGGCTGGGCCTGA
- a CDS encoding helix-turn-helix transcriptional regulator — translation MANTSERTLRLLSLLQTHRYWPGGDLADRLGVSERTLRRDVDRLRELGYPVDASRGVAGGYQLRSGTAMPPLLLDDEEAVAIAVGLRTAAGGAVEGIEETSVRALTKVIQVMPPRLRRRVEALRAYTVPGVFSGGPTVDAGALAVIASACRDDERLRFSYTARGAERTSRLVEPHRLVSMGRRWYLVAWDVERGDWRTFRVDRLSSPQPTGARFRQRELPAEDAAAFVRQRQAERPHRYTIEVLVHAPEAAIRSAFGREADVSVVDAGSCRVVIRSDYLEWPVASLGWLGADFEVVGPPEFIDALRATGERYARAASGPAGVVGQ, via the coding sequence ATGGCGAACACGAGCGAGCGGACGCTGCGGTTGCTCTCCCTGCTGCAGACCCACCGGTACTGGCCCGGCGGCGATCTGGCCGATCGACTCGGCGTCAGCGAGCGCACGCTGCGCCGGGACGTCGATCGGCTGCGTGAGCTCGGCTATCCGGTCGACGCGTCGCGCGGGGTCGCGGGGGGATACCAGCTGCGCTCCGGCACCGCGATGCCGCCGCTGCTGCTCGACGACGAGGAGGCGGTGGCGATCGCGGTCGGGCTGCGTACCGCGGCCGGCGGCGCGGTCGAGGGCATCGAGGAGACCTCGGTGCGCGCGCTGACCAAGGTGATCCAGGTGATGCCGCCGCGGCTGCGCCGCCGGGTCGAGGCGCTGCGTGCGTACACCGTCCCCGGCGTCTTTTCCGGCGGGCCCACGGTCGACGCCGGTGCGCTGGCCGTGATCGCGAGCGCGTGCCGGGACGACGAGCGCCTGCGCTTCTCCTACACCGCCCGGGGCGCCGAGCGGACGTCCCGGCTGGTGGAGCCGCATCGGCTGGTCTCGATGGGGCGGCGCTGGTACCTGGTCGCCTGGGACGTCGAACGCGGCGACTGGCGGACGTTCCGCGTCGACCGGCTGAGCTCGCCGCAGCCCACCGGCGCCCGGTTCCGCCAGCGCGAACTCCCCGCCGAGGACGCCGCCGCGTTCGTGCGGCAGCGCCAGGCCGAGCGTCCGCACCGCTACACGATCGAGGTGCTCGTGCACGCGCCCGAGGCGGCGATCCGCAGCGCGTTCGGCCGCGAGGCCGACGTGTCGGTGGTGGATGCCGGGAGCTGCCGGGTCGTGATCCGGAGCGACTACCTGGAGTGGCCGGTGGCCTCGCTCGGCTGGCTCGGCGCCGACTTCGAGGTCGTCGGTCCGCCGGAGTTCATCGATGCGCTCCGGGCCACCGGTGAGCGCTACGCGCGCGCGGCGTCAGGCCCAGCCGGCGTCGTGGGCCAGTAG
- a CDS encoding ATP-binding cassette domain-containing protein: MIKTSQLTRHFTVKKKTVEAVSGLDLEVRPGELVAFLGPNGAGKSTTLRMLTTLLTPTSGTAEVAGFDVGRNPREVRERIGYIGQGNGAGHSQRGRDELISQGRAYGLDRAAARRRADELVESLGLAPVADRIVSSLSGGQRRRLDIAMGLIHTPPLLFLDEPSTGLDPQNRVNLQEHIQRLHDEHGTTMVLTTHYLDEADQLAERIVVIDHGKLIADDSPARLKSEHVGDRIVLTFSSAADATRAANRALVLDGRIDVAGPTVTIAVPEGTQLVPKLLRSLEEAGIAVAAVEVTRPTLDDVFLVLTGRSLREGAAA, translated from the coding sequence ATGATCAAGACCTCCCAACTGACCAGGCACTTCACCGTGAAGAAGAAGACGGTCGAAGCAGTGAGCGGCTTGGATCTCGAAGTGCGGCCGGGTGAGCTCGTCGCGTTCCTCGGTCCCAACGGCGCCGGCAAATCCACGACGCTCCGGATGCTGACGACGCTCCTCACGCCGACGTCCGGCACCGCGGAGGTGGCCGGGTTCGACGTCGGCCGGAACCCGCGCGAGGTGCGCGAGCGGATCGGTTACATCGGCCAGGGCAACGGGGCCGGCCACAGCCAGCGCGGCCGGGACGAGCTGATCAGCCAGGGCCGTGCCTACGGCCTCGACCGGGCAGCGGCGCGCCGCCGGGCCGACGAGCTGGTCGAGTCGCTCGGCCTCGCCCCGGTCGCCGACCGGATCGTGTCCTCGCTCTCCGGGGGTCAGCGCCGCCGGCTGGACATCGCGATGGGGCTGATCCACACGCCGCCGCTGCTCTTCCTCGACGAGCCGTCCACCGGTCTGGATCCGCAGAACCGGGTCAACCTGCAGGAACACATCCAGCGGTTGCACGACGAACACGGCACGACGATGGTGCTGACCACCCACTACCTGGACGAGGCCGACCAGCTGGCCGAGCGGATCGTGGTGATCGACCACGGGAAGCTGATCGCCGACGACAGCCCGGCCCGGTTGAAGTCCGAGCACGTCGGCGACCGGATCGTGCTCACGTTCTCGTCCGCCGCCGACGCCACCCGGGCGGCGAACCGCGCGCTGGTCCTCGACGGACGGATCGACGTCGCGGGCCCGACGGTCACGATCGCGGTGCCCGAGGGCACCCAGCTCGTTCCGAAGCTGCTGCGCAGCCTGGAGGAGGCCGGGATCGCGGTGGCCGCGGTCGAGGTCACCCGCCCGACGCTCGACGACGTCTTCCTCGTACTGACCGGCCGGAGCCTCCGGGAAGGGGCAGCAGCATGA